Genomic window (Deinococcus reticulitermitis):
TGCCGGAGTTGCGGGGCAATTTTCGACGTCGAGATGGCGGACCTGCCGCCCCTGCCCCCGGCGGTGCTGCCGGCCGGTTTCCAGGTCAGCGACGTGCGGCTCGAGTTCCTGGGCGTCTGCCCGGACTGCGCCGATAGAGCGCTGGGGGAAAGTGCGCGGGCAGATCCGCTGACCTGAGCTGGACGGCCTCACCTGTCCTGGTGGGGCCGCGCTAGGGTCAGGGCATGAGCGCCCCGCTGTCGGTTCCCCCCTCCTTTCCCCGCTTCCGGGCGCGCGAAACCCTGCCGGTGTTCCTGGCCGGCTGGCTGCTCGGTGCGCTGCTCGTCTTCGGTGGGCGGGCGTTGGTGGGGGGCTGGCTGGGGCCGTGTGCCGGGCGAACCCTGCTGGCGCTGCTGTTTCCGCTGCTGCTGGGCCCCGGCGGCCTGATGTTCACGGCCTTCAACGGTGGCAGCGCCCGCCGTGCGGCGCTCGGGCTGGGGCTGGTCGTGTCGTCGCTGCTGCCCGCGCTCTATGTCGGGGCGCTCGACATCAGCCGGTTGCGTGCTCAGGGCTGCGCCGGTGGCTACATCGTCCTGTCGTCGGGGGAGGGGCGCTCGGTGAGCCGGCTGGAGCTGCGTGGGGGCGAGGGTCAGGCCCTGAACGGGCGCATCGGGGGATTCAGTGCGCAGGAGTTTCCCGGCCCCTTCAAGCTCGAAGCCCAGAGCAGCGTCCGCGGAGTCACGGTTCGGCTGCCGCAGACGCAGGTCCGGGTCGGTGAGTCCTTCGCCATCGAGGTCGCGGCGCAACCAGGGACGCCCATCAATGTCTATACCGTGACCGTCGCGGCCTCGCAGCCGCAGGGCGACCGGGTGGCCGGCACGAGCGCCAGCATCGACGTGGACGTGCGCCCCTGAAGCAGGATCCGGCGGCCGGCGGGCTTGCTTTAAGCTCTACCGGTGGACCCCGGCGAATTTCTCAGTTTGAGCATCAAAACCTTTTTCACCATGCTGGTGGTCATGGACCCGGTCGGCCTCGCGCCGGTCTTCATCGCACTGGCGCAGGGCCGCTCGTCCGAGCATCAGCGCCGGCTCGCCCTCAAGGCGACGGTCGTGGCGGGCGGCATCATCCTCGTTTTCGGCCTGTTCGGACGAACCCTGCTCGAGCATCTCGGCATCAGCCTCAGCGCTTTCCGGGTGGCAGGTGGGGTACTGCTTTTCCTCGTGGCGCTCGACATGGTTTCGGCCCGTCAGAGCGGGACCCGTGAAACCCCCGCCGAGGAGATGGAAGCCCAGCAGCGCGACGATATCAGTGTCTTTCCGCTCGCCATTCCCCTGATCGCTGGCCCCGGCACCCTGGCAAGCATCATGATTCAGGCGAACGCGGCGCACGGCGAACCGACCCTGCTGCTCGGGGTCTTCGGGGTGACGGCCGCCGTGCTCGCCCTGTGTTACTTCGCCCTGCGCCTGAGTCGCCAGATCGCCCGCCTGCTCGGCGTGACGGGAGTCAACGTGGTCACCCGCGTCCTGGGGGTCCTGCTCGCCGCCCTCGCCATTCAGTACGTGGCGGACGGAGCACTTGATCTGTTGCGCGGGGGCCTGCGAACCGGCTGAAGCGCGGAACAAAAAGCGCGGTGGGCAGGGGCCGCAGCCTCCGCCCACCGCGCTCACCGGAGGGGATCAGGGACGACGGTCGTTGTTGTTGGTCGTGGTCGTGGTGGTCGTGCTGCCGGTGACACTGGTGTCACGGCGCACCGTGGGCTCGGTCTGGTAGGTGGTCGTGGTCACCGGCGCCGGGGTGGGGCGGCGGCCCAGCAGTCCGCCGAGGCCCAGCAGGCCCAGCAGGCCCCAGGGGAAGGGGCTCGACTCGCGCTCATTGCCCGCCACGCCGTCGCTCTCGGCGGCGGTGGTAACCGCGTCATTCTCCACGTCGGTGGTCGTGGCCGTATCGGTGGTAGTATCGGTGACTTCTTCCGTCGCGTCCTGGGTGGCCGTGTCGACCGCGGTATCGATGGACTCGGTCGTCGTGGTGGTCTCGGTGGCGGGGTCGGTCACTTCCTCGGTCACGTCCTGCACGGCCGTGTCGACGGCATTGTCCACCGATTCGGCGGTCGAGGTCGTTTCCGTTTCGGTGTCCTGGGCGTAGGCCACGCCAGCGACAGGGGTGAGCACGAGGGCCAGGGTCAGCAGGGTCTTTTTGATAGTCATGAGCGTGCTCCTCTTGAAAGGCGGCGGTGAGAGTAAAACGGAAGGGACGTTCCGTTTCCAACGCATCCCGAGTGTGGCAACCCCCGTCGCTGAGCGTGTGAGGTAAAGACGGATTCTCCCTTAACTTTGTCTGACCATGAAATGTTTCTAAAAAACCTCAAGAAACCCTGGGTACGCCTCTGCATTGGTGCGCTGTTTTGCGCTCAGTCGCCGCTCCAGGTCCGCCCCGCAGGTTGCTGCTGGGTCAGGCAATGAAAGGAGCCTCCGCCCTCGATGATCCTGCGGCTGCTCAGGCCAATGACCTCGCGACCCGGAAACAGCGGCCGCAGCACGTCGACGGCACGCTTGTCGTTGGGATCACCGTATTGCGGCACGACCACAAATCCGTTGCCGACATAGAAGTTGGCGTAGGTGGGAGGCAGCCGGCCTTCGGCGCCTTCGAGCCGGCGGGCGGGGAGGGGCAACTCCACAATGTGGTAGGGCCGCCCCTGCGGTCCACGCATCTCGCGCAGCAGGGCGAGGTTGCGGCGCATCACGCGGAAGTTGGGGTCGCCTGGGTCGCCCTCCACGCTCGTCACGATCACGTCGCCCGGCACGAAGCGGGTGATGGTGTCAATGTGGCCGTCGGTGTGGTCATTTTCCAGTCCACCGTCCAGCCACAGCAGGTGCTGCACGCCGAGGAAGTCACGCAGCAGTGGGGCGTAACCTTCTTCGGTCAAGCCGGGATTGCGGGTCGGCGTGAGAAAACACGAACGGGTGGTGAGGCCGCTGCCGTCTCCAGCGATTTCGAGGCCACCGCCTTCCAGAACCTCGGGGCGGGTCCAGCGGGCCATGCCGAGGAAGTTCGCCACGTATCCCGGGACCGCGTCGTCGTGTTGCCAGTCGAATTTGCCGCCCCAGGCGTTGAAGCGCCAGTCGACCAGCGCGACCTCAGGGTCCTTGGCGCCGCGTACGACGAACAGCGGGCCGCTGTCGCGCAGCCACGAATCGTCGAGCGCGCAGCGGTGGAAACGCACGTTCAGCCCGGTCAGGCGCCGCCGGGCGTCCTGTTCGCTCTCCTCGTCGCGCACGAGCAACTCCACACGCTCGAACCGCGCAATCGTCCGGACCAGTGCGGCGTACTCGTCCCGGACCCCTACGAGG
Coding sequences:
- a CDS encoding MarC family protein translates to MDPGEFLSLSIKTFFTMLVVMDPVGLAPVFIALAQGRSSEHQRRLALKATVVAGGIILVFGLFGRTLLEHLGISLSAFRVAGGVLLFLVALDMVSARQSGTRETPAEEMEAQQRDDISVFPLAIPLIAGPGTLASIMIQANAAHGEPTLLLGVFGVTAAVLALCYFALRLSRQIARLLGVTGVNVVTRVLGVLLAALAIQYVADGALDLLRGGLRTG
- a CDS encoding agmatine deiminase family protein: MKRFTDLDPTPHALGFAMPPEWGPHEATWMGWPADDELWFGHLVGVRDEYAALVRTIARFERVELLVRDEESEQDARRRLTGLNVRFHRCALDDSWLRDSGPLFVVRGAKDPEVALVDWRFNAWGGKFDWQHDDAVPGYVANFLGMARWTRPEVLEGGGLEIAGDGSGLTTRSCFLTPTRNPGLTEEGYAPLLRDFLGVQHLLWLDGGLENDHTDGHIDTITRFVPGDVIVTSVEGDPGDPNFRVMRRNLALLREMRGPQGRPYHIVELPLPARRLEGAEGRLPPTYANFYVGNGFVVVPQYGDPNDKRAVDVLRPLFPGREVIGLSSRRIIEGGGSFHCLTQQQPAGRTWSGD